From the genome of Pectobacterium atrosepticum:
CTGTTTCTTTCGCCAGACGGGCCACCGAAGCTCTCGTCGAGTTCTTGCAGCAGTTGTCTCTGGCGCTCGTTCAGATTAACTGGGGTTTCCACAACCACACGGCACAGCAGATCGCCCTGCGCACCGCCGCGAACTGATTTCACACCTTTTCCACGCATACGGAACAATTTCCCGGTTTGCGTTTCTGCAGGCACTTTCAGCTTCACGCGACCATCCAGCGTCGGGACTTCAATCTCGCCGCCTAATGCTGCCATCGCAAAGTTGATCGGCACTTCGCAGTACAGATTGTTTTCTTCACGCTGGAAGATCGGGTGCGCTTTAACCTGCACCTGAACGTATAAATCACCTGACGGTGCACCGTGATCGCCTGCTTCGCCCTCGCCAGACAAGCGGATACGGTCGCCCGTGTCCACACCCGCCGGAATTTTCACCGACAGCGTTTTGCTTTTCTCTACGCGACCATGACCGTGGCATTTGATGCACGGATCTTTAATGATCTTACCGCGCCCATGACAGTGCGGACACGCCTGCTGCACGGTAAAGAAGCCCTGACGCATCTGCACCTGGCCGTTGCCATGACAGGTTGGACAGGTGATCGGCGAGCTACCCGGCTTCGCACCGTTGCCGTGGCACACATCACACTCTTCCAGTGCGGGAATACGGATCTCTTTGGTGACGCCACGTACCGCTTCTTCCAGCGACAACTCCATGTTGTAGCGTAAATCGGATCCACGGCTCGCACGCTGACGGCGACCACCGCCAAAAATATCCCCGAATACGTCGCCAAAAATATCACCAAAATCGGCACCGCCGCCGCCAAAGCCACCACCGCCGCCTCCACCCATACCACCTTGCTCAAACGCCGCGTGACCGTACTGATCGTAGGCTGCGCGTTTTTGCGAGTCGATAAGGATTTCGTAAGCTTCTTTGATCTCTTTGAACTTGGCTTCTGCTTCGCTATCACCAGGATTACGATCCGGGTGGTACTTCATCGCCAGACGCTTGTACGCTTTCTTTATTTCGCGATCGTCCGCGCTTTTAGCAACGCCCAGGCTTTCGTAATAATCTTGCTTCGCCATTTCTTTTCCTGCCCCTCAACATGCGTGCACGGGCGCAGAGTTTCCTCGACGCCCGTGCTGATTGCCAGCAATAGCCCTGTAGCTGCTATTGCGCCCGCTTAAGGGCGATTACTTTTTATCTTTTACTTCTTCAAACTCAGCATCAACGACATCGTCGTCGCGACGAGCAGAGGCATCATCAGCGGCACCTTCAGCACCAGGCTGTGGCTGAGACGCTTCCAGCAGCTTGCCGGAAACCTGAACCAGTGCCTGAATTTTCGCTTCGATTTCTGCTTTATCTTCGCCTTTCAGCGCGCTTTCCAGCGCTTTCAGTGCGTCGTCAATGGCAGTTTTGTCATCAGCAGCCAGTTTATCGCCCACTTCTTCCAGTTGCTTACGCGTGCTGTGCAGCAGGTGATCGCCCTGGTTACGTGCCTGAACCAGCTCTTCAAACTTACGGTCAGCTTCAGCATTCGCTTCTGCATCGCGTACCATTTTCTGAATTTCTTCTTCGTTCAGACCAGAAGATGCCTTGATGGTGATTTTTTGCTCGCGGCCGCTGTTTTTGTCTTTCGCGGAAACGTGCAGGATACCATCCGCATCGATGTCAAAAGTGACTTCGATCTGCGGCATACCGCGCGGTGCAGCCTGAATACCATCCAGGTTAAACTGACCCAAAGATTTGTTGTCATGCGCGCGCTTACGCTCACCCTGCAGAACATGAATCGTTACCGCAGACTGATTGTCTTCCGCCGTTGAGAACACCTGACTGTGTTTCGTCGGGATCGTGGTGTTCTTGGCGATCAGCGCGGTCATCACGCCGCCCATGGTTTCGATACCCAGAGACAGCGGACTCACATCCAGCAGCAGAACGTCTTTCACGTCACCAGACAAGACACCGCCCTGAA
Proteins encoded in this window:
- the dnaJ gene encoding molecular chaperone DnaJ; the encoded protein is MAKQDYYESLGVAKSADDREIKKAYKRLAMKYHPDRNPGDSEAEAKFKEIKEAYEILIDSQKRAAYDQYGHAAFEQGGMGGGGGGGFGGGGADFGDIFGDVFGDIFGGGRRQRASRGSDLRYNMELSLEEAVRGVTKEIRIPALEECDVCHGNGAKPGSSPITCPTCHGNGQVQMRQGFFTVQQACPHCHGRGKIIKDPCIKCHGHGRVEKSKTLSVKIPAGVDTGDRIRLSGEGEAGDHGAPSGDLYVQVQVKAHPIFQREENNLYCEVPINFAMAALGGEIEVPTLDGRVKLKVPAETQTGKLFRMRGKGVKSVRGGAQGDLLCRVVVETPVNLNERQRQLLQELDESFGGPSGERNSPRSKNFFDGVKKFFDDLTR